One segment of Pseudodesulfovibrio sp. 5S69 DNA contains the following:
- a CDS encoding SpoIID/LytB domain-containing protein: MKIRPSGIVFLILVALLCGPAPASARADAETERLARWQLNNADLLIDEGKYLEAVEYVDSAYEISRYPKTKSDALLARAMVLATFLDAPLQAVKAYAQLAREFPEYAETAAYQTAFLYMQADRPDQARQGFGEYLKRYPEGRFRFQAEAMLESLGEAGPLPEPRRATVARPVLRVLLARKCGRIRLSGQGADLCADGIGCLPSMDFQVRNGVPLINGRRFAGGKVRVRSDKPIRFSVNGKGKTVRGDLGVSCADGRFGLMNLVDIEAYLRSVVPAESYAGWPLATLRAQAVAARTYAYYQKLHRASRAYDVRADTCDQMYGGVEREAARTDRAVRETAGRVLTYAGKPILAQYTANSGGYTADAAAVFGTPKPYLVAHADPASLKGKMAYWSRTYSAGEIVDALGRIGVDAAGLRSIEPEVAGPSGRLVKVRLLHARGSTVLRTRTTLASSRVLVLPEVLMGIERQGDKYIFKGRGHGHGVGYSQWGAAELGKSWDYGRILSFYYPGTAMKTNWN; this comes from the coding sequence ATGAAGATCCGTCCGTCCGGAATAGTTTTTCTGATCCTCGTCGCGCTGCTGTGCGGTCCCGCTCCGGCTTCGGCCCGGGCGGATGCCGAGACGGAGCGGCTCGCCCGTTGGCAGTTGAACAACGCGGACCTGCTCATTGATGAGGGCAAGTATCTGGAAGCGGTCGAATATGTGGATTCCGCCTACGAGATCAGCCGTTATCCCAAGACGAAGAGCGACGCGTTGTTGGCCAGGGCCATGGTGCTGGCGACGTTTCTGGATGCCCCGCTCCAGGCCGTGAAGGCCTACGCGCAGTTGGCCCGCGAGTTCCCCGAATACGCGGAGACGGCCGCCTACCAGACGGCGTTTCTGTACATGCAGGCCGACAGGCCGGACCAGGCCAGGCAGGGATTCGGGGAATACCTCAAGCGGTATCCCGAAGGGCGGTTCCGCTTCCAGGCCGAGGCCATGCTCGAAAGCCTCGGGGAGGCCGGGCCGCTCCCGGAACCCCGGCGGGCAACCGTGGCCCGGCCCGTGCTCCGGGTTCTGCTGGCGCGCAAGTGCGGCCGGATACGCCTGTCCGGCCAGGGCGCCGATCTCTGCGCGGACGGCATAGGCTGCCTCCCGTCCATGGATTTCCAGGTCCGGAACGGCGTGCCGCTGATCAACGGGCGGCGCTTCGCCGGGGGCAAGGTTCGCGTCCGTTCCGACAAGCCTATCCGGTTCAGCGTGAACGGCAAGGGGAAGACGGTCCGCGGCGATCTCGGGGTGAGCTGTGCGGACGGGCGTTTCGGCCTCATGAATCTTGTGGACATCGAGGCCTATCTTCGCTCCGTGGTCCCGGCCGAATCCTATGCGGGCTGGCCGCTGGCGACCTTGAGGGCTCAGGCCGTGGCGGCCCGGACCTATGCCTATTACCAGAAATTGCACCGCGCGAGCCGGGCGTACGACGTGCGCGCTGACACCTGTGATCAGATGTACGGCGGCGTCGAGCGCGAGGCGGCCCGGACCGACCGGGCCGTGCGCGAGACGGCCGGGCGGGTCCTGACCTACGCGGGCAAGCCCATTCTCGCCCAATACACGGCCAACAGCGGCGGGTACACCGCTGACGCCGCAGCGGTGTTCGGCACGCCCAAGCCCTATCTGGTGGCCCATGCCGACCCCGCCAGCCTCAAGGGGAAAATGGCCTACTGGAGCCGGACCTACTCGGCCGGGGAGATCGTGGACGCGCTGGGCAGGATCGGGGTCGACGCCGCCGGGCTGCGGTCGATCGAGCCGGAAGTGGCGGGCCCGTCCGGGCGGCTGGTGAAGGTGCGGCTCCTGCACGCACGGGGCTCGACCGTGCTGCGGACCAGGACGACCCTGGCCAGCTCCCGCGTGCTCGTGTTGCCCGAGGTGCTCATGGGCATCGAGCGGCAGGGGGACAAGTATATATTCAAGGGCAGGGGACACGGGCACGGCGTCGGCTATTCGCAATGGGGCGCCGCCGAGTTGGGCAAGTCATGGGACTACGGCAGGATCCTGAGTTTCTACTACCCGGGAACGGCCATGAAAACGAACTGGAACTGA
- a CDS encoding S-layer homology domain-containing protein — MSKYLLVFLGLLAVALLAGCGPKGVAPDSPEDTPPNHYLHGMELVDAGRLPEARLRFARSLELDPGYAPGFAGEALVAAMEAGVQPDAEHRAVELDKFRVLLDKGYAKAGTPADKFIVAVTGIRAETSAKDAKWMRRAEKWHEKGRVIKDVDEGGLPYYRNVEALDYFMGKARFEAGEYAEAKGLLGKVVGAAGNKWHQPANELYARIQKIELATANYTVTGVSRAIAAKDAVSRADVAALIAGELNLPRLFGKLTALTPEADFIPADVAGNPFEAEIVEVLKWNVRGLEPVYDASAKAELFKPGAPLSRKEMALALEDILIKVSGDESLSRKYLGQETSAYPDVKPTEACYNAVVNAVTRNLMETDLTGAFRPDDDLNGAELLLAVVRLRNAVNVY, encoded by the coding sequence ATGAGCAAGTATCTGTTGGTTTTCTTGGGGCTGCTGGCGGTCGCCCTGCTGGCGGGTTGCGGCCCCAAGGGCGTTGCACCCGATTCGCCGGAGGACACGCCGCCCAACCACTACCTGCACGGCATGGAGCTGGTGGACGCGGGCCGGTTGCCCGAGGCGCGGCTCCGCTTCGCCAGGTCGCTGGAACTCGATCCCGGGTATGCCCCCGGCTTTGCGGGCGAGGCGCTCGTCGCGGCCATGGAGGCGGGCGTCCAGCCCGACGCCGAACACCGTGCCGTCGAACTGGACAAGTTCCGCGTCCTGCTCGACAAGGGATACGCCAAGGCCGGGACGCCCGCCGACAAGTTCATCGTCGCCGTGACCGGGATCCGCGCCGAGACCTCGGCCAAGGACGCCAAATGGATGCGGCGCGCCGAGAAGTGGCATGAAAAGGGACGCGTCATCAAGGACGTGGACGAAGGCGGCCTGCCCTATTACCGCAACGTCGAGGCCCTGGATTATTTCATGGGCAAGGCCCGCTTCGAGGCGGGCGAATACGCCGAGGCCAAGGGGCTGCTCGGCAAGGTCGTGGGCGCGGCCGGGAACAAGTGGCACCAGCCCGCCAACGAGCTCTATGCGCGCATCCAGAAGATCGAACTCGCCACCGCCAACTACACCGTGACCGGCGTGTCCAGGGCCATCGCGGCCAAGGACGCCGTGTCCCGCGCCGACGTGGCAGCGCTCATCGCCGGCGAACTGAATCTGCCCAGGCTGTTCGGCAAGCTGACCGCCCTGACGCCCGAGGCGGACTTCATCCCCGCCGACGTGGCCGGCAATCCCTTCGAGGCGGAGATCGTCGAGGTACTCAAGTGGAACGTGCGCGGCCTGGAGCCGGTCTACGACGCCTCCGCCAAGGCCGAACTCTTCAAGCCCGGCGCGCCGCTGAGCCGCAAGGAGATGGCCCTGGCCCTGGAGGATATCCTGATCAAGGTCTCGGGCGACGAGTCCCTGTCCAGGAAGTATCTCGGCCAGGAGACCTCGGCCTACCCCGATGTGAAGCCCACCGAGGCCTGCTACAACGCCGTGGTCAACGCGGTCACGCGGAACCTGATGGAAACCGACCTGACCGGCGCGTTCCGCCCCGACGATGACCTGAACGGGGCGGAGCTGCTGCTCGCCGTGGTCCGTCTGCGCAACGCCGTCAACGTCTATTAA
- a CDS encoding AAA family ATPase: protein MRILSVTAQAGSGKTVLISQYEESGDTPFAWVTCAQQHADPRVFFEDVVTGLANACPALDGERVLRPLRQQLNTPELIDIGTRRLGDEVENIATPLVLVIDDAHVLQEHEPTLRLIRQIHDATPATLRLIVISRFALTLAEQPLFAKSSQLFIDESILALSREEIAGLYNGVLGIPASTKHIEKLHQTTQGWIAGLVLLRNTANPTQLKPSTSVRAIGRHFDELTTSLDRESFRELLLVASLSGIPALVLDRLVSSPLRAWLADMASANHFVRANGKPGQATLRLHQLFQAHLLHKAEDAIPAAERNAFLAECGNAILESGDLEVGLAYLAEAEAWSPLTEALKVHGLAMLANNRHWTLKNILDAVPEPVLDESGWLTLLLGMALLNLQGSDSRLYLTRAIELFQKQGDLAGELIATCMLINSNVIILGEFGRKAHLVRRAVELLESLEGQIPPPLIELAAQSIALGYAYYVSDTRTAAHYFDRAMAQRSGPTDITSDLWMLVSKLALLGIEGKITAVLDALSPFFAESNDAMISPTLRYALDIFQANFLLMSGDLIGYRAIRERLRTKWRDLKTDSFVSIFLTVWDLDALMADGHYDKAYRLAGDYDKEHPGIIPHMRCQILHYQMLASALLGKKEETLRVMRTALRLRAIGGGRYFVLLTQAFAGAAFSLSGKRGIAERIFDNCIKSHEKHQINQAYAIFGYRAAMLLNAGRREEARQDIKALLGEMKQYRIHHFFGWTPEIMRPVLCEAVRAGIQKDFARELANRRMLLDILDDGTPVPLLRIDCLAGMELSCDGTSIPESALAPMWRDLLRLLCESPNMALGVEAVREELWPGSPTEKTRSKLDTMLSRLRGKIGAVFGEEAKQRHLQLHGQKLYLKHCLVDLSRVRRLAKEGIELVARRKYWHAHNAFTLMRHWLGDAYEHPAAWAAGQGHRQAVMQALVAWTDLLTRSHDPRQALEVAKKALALDPINDSAQRQHYDLLIQLKRPGEAHQGLRQYRRSLEDEGFHEPEIEQIIENFFER, encoded by the coding sequence ATGCGCATCCTGTCGGTCACAGCGCAGGCCGGGTCCGGCAAGACCGTGTTGATCTCCCAATACGAGGAATCCGGCGACACCCCTTTCGCATGGGTCACCTGCGCCCAGCAGCATGCCGACCCCCGCGTCTTTTTCGAGGACGTTGTCACCGGCCTGGCGAACGCCTGCCCCGCCCTCGACGGCGAGAGGGTCCTTCGACCTCTGCGGCAGCAGTTGAACACGCCGGAATTGATCGACATCGGCACCCGGCGGCTCGGGGATGAGGTGGAAAACATCGCCACGCCCCTGGTCCTGGTCATCGACGACGCCCATGTCCTGCAGGAGCACGAACCGACGCTGCGGCTGATCCGTCAAATCCACGATGCCACCCCCGCCACCCTGCGCCTGATCGTGATCTCGCGCTTTGCGCTGACCCTGGCCGAGCAACCGCTTTTTGCGAAAAGCAGCCAACTTTTCATCGACGAGTCCATTCTGGCCCTGAGCCGCGAGGAGATAGCCGGGCTGTACAACGGGGTGCTGGGCATCCCGGCGAGCACGAAACATATCGAAAAACTGCACCAAACGACCCAGGGCTGGATCGCCGGGCTGGTGTTGTTGCGCAACACCGCGAATCCCACGCAATTGAAGCCCTCCACCTCGGTCCGGGCCATCGGGCGCCATTTCGACGAGTTGACGACCTCTCTGGACAGGGAGTCCTTCCGCGAGCTCCTGCTCGTCGCCAGCCTGTCGGGAATTCCCGCCTTGGTGCTGGACAGGCTCGTCTCCTCCCCCCTGCGCGCCTGGCTGGCCGACATGGCCTCGGCCAACCATTTCGTCCGCGCGAACGGCAAGCCCGGCCAAGCCACATTGCGGCTGCATCAGCTATTTCAGGCCCACCTGCTCCACAAGGCCGAGGACGCCATCCCCGCAGCGGAACGCAACGCCTTCCTCGCGGAATGCGGGAACGCGATCCTGGAATCCGGGGACCTGGAAGTCGGTCTGGCCTACCTCGCCGAGGCGGAGGCATGGAGCCCTCTTACCGAAGCCCTCAAGGTCCATGGCCTTGCCATGCTGGCCAACAACCGCCACTGGACGCTGAAGAACATCCTCGACGCCGTGCCGGAGCCGGTCCTTGACGAGAGCGGCTGGTTGACCCTGTTGCTCGGCATGGCGCTGTTGAACCTCCAGGGCTCGGACAGCCGCCTGTACCTTACACGGGCGATCGAATTATTCCAGAAGCAGGGCGACCTTGCCGGAGAGTTGATCGCGACGTGCATGCTCATCAACTCCAACGTCATCATCCTGGGCGAGTTCGGTCGCAAGGCCCACCTGGTGCGACGCGCCGTCGAGCTCCTTGAATCTCTGGAAGGACAAATCCCCCCACCCCTGATCGAATTGGCCGCCCAGTCCATTGCCCTGGGGTATGCCTATTATGTCTCGGATACCCGCACCGCTGCCCACTACTTCGATCGGGCCATGGCGCAGAGAAGCGGGCCAACGGACATCACCTCCGATCTCTGGATGCTGGTCAGCAAACTGGCCCTGCTGGGAATCGAGGGCAAGATCACGGCCGTACTGGATGCGCTCTCCCCTTTCTTCGCGGAATCGAACGACGCCATGATCAGCCCGACCTTGCGCTACGCCCTGGACATATTCCAAGCCAACTTTCTCCTCATGTCGGGCGACCTGATCGGATATCGGGCCATACGGGAACGCCTCCGGACCAAATGGCGAGACCTGAAGACCGACTCCTTCGTCTCCATCTTCCTGACCGTCTGGGACCTGGACGCACTCATGGCCGACGGGCACTACGACAAAGCGTACAGACTCGCCGGGGACTATGACAAAGAGCACCCCGGCATCATCCCACACATGCGCTGCCAGATACTGCACTACCAGATGCTTGCCTCGGCGCTCCTCGGCAAAAAAGAGGAAACGCTCCGCGTCATGCGGACCGCCCTGCGCCTGCGGGCCATCGGTGGCGGGCGGTACTTCGTGCTGTTGACGCAGGCTTTTGCCGGCGCGGCGTTTTCCCTGTCGGGAAAACGGGGCATCGCGGAGCGTATTTTCGACAATTGTATAAAATCACACGAAAAACACCAGATCAACCAGGCTTATGCCATCTTTGGCTACCGAGCCGCCATGCTTTTGAACGCCGGTCGGCGGGAGGAAGCGCGACAAGACATCAAGGCCTTGCTCGGAGAAATGAAACAATACCGGATCCACCACTTTTTCGGTTGGACGCCGGAGATAATGCGGCCGGTGCTGTGCGAGGCGGTCAGGGCAGGCATCCAAAAGGACTTTGCCCGTGAGCTGGCGAACCGGCGGATGCTTCTGGACATACTCGACGACGGGACGCCCGTCCCGTTGCTGCGGATCGACTGCCTGGCGGGCATGGAGTTGTCGTGCGACGGGACGAGCATCCCGGAAAGCGCACTCGCCCCCATGTGGCGGGACCTGCTGCGACTGCTCTGCGAATCTCCGAACATGGCGCTCGGAGTCGAAGCCGTACGGGAAGAGTTGTGGCCGGGAAGCCCGACGGAGAAGACGCGCTCAAAACTGGACACCATGCTCTCCCGGCTGCGCGGCAAGATCGGCGCGGTCTTCGGAGAGGAGGCCAAACAACGGCATCTCCAACTCCATGGTCAGAAGCTGTATCTGAAGCATTGCCTCGTGGACCTGAGCCGGGTCCGTCGTTTGGCCAAGGAAGGCATCGAACTCGTCGCCCGGCGGAAATACTGGCATGCGCACAACGCCTTCACCCTCATGCGGCACTGGCTGGGCGACGCCTATGAACATCCCGCCGCCTGGGCGGCCGGACAGGGCCACAGGCAGGCGGTCATGCAGGCGCTGGTGGCCTGGACGGACCTGCTCACACGGTCCCACGACCCGAGACAGGCCCTGGAGGTCGCGAAAAAAGCCCTGGCCCTGGACCCCATCAACGACTCCGCCCAGCGACAGCATTACGACCTGCTCATCCAGCTCAAGCGCCCCGGCGAGGCGCACCAGGGCCTGAGACAATACCGGCGGTCCCTTGAGGATGAAGGGTTCCACGAACCGGAGATCGAACAGATCATAGAGAACTTCTTCGAAAGGTAG
- a CDS encoding ankyrin repeat domain-containing protein, which translates to MAGHLYRSRRDGQAKISGGHAPDGPIHWTRPTRNRLNYILKAMFAEGPLKHLTAVWRVMPKRIPFLFVCLSVAVFLTGCKPSIGSINRFLQNGAGSEELSPETKALFAAALDGDTDEMRRLIDQGADILAISGDDHQTVLHAATLSGNPQAIRFCIDRGVSPSSTDSRNHIPLLVAAYDGCLECVRLLVEAGADVNAADSRSTTALHRAIINDRRSVIEYLLQRGAAVNAPSWDGTPLFLAAKQGDVGLIQLLLDRGADINAQAANWSTPLHEAAKAGKIEAVEFLMSKGLRVTARKIDGSNVLHIAASRGDLELTRFFLAQGVAIDQRETTGKTPLYLAVSNNHLDVAECLIHNGADVNAATVAGRTVLFDAAGEGDQAAMAFLLSRGADINKTTAAGRTVLFDAAGKGDLATLGLLLSRGADINKADPSGKTALFVSADKGDLITTQFLIDHGAMVSGGNACRQEGTPLHEAAERCDLNMVKLLVEAGAPVNSTDGRGHTPLYYGLDQFRGSEEQFQVVRYLLQKGASLPDEALTLVIKKENDLRLIRLLLDSGADVNAKSKDGMPVVGLAIESRSLDLIKLIVSSGADINAKDGRGHSVLFLGMSNHPEITNYLIRSGADVTVTDGWGVTPLHKAVEYDHTETIKLLILAGADSNAKSDFGGTPLNRARGQYGPHSDLVHFMMNGGPEKK; encoded by the coding sequence ATGGCCGGACACCTGTACCGGTCAAGGAGAGACGGCCAAGCAAAAATCTCCGGCGGACATGCGCCCGACGGACCTATCCACTGGACGCGGCCGACACGGAACCGCCTGAATTATATTTTAAAGGCGATGTTCGCCGAAGGACCTTTGAAACACCTCACCGCAGTTTGGAGAGTCATGCCCAAGAGGATTCCGTTCTTATTCGTATGCCTGTCCGTCGCCGTATTCCTTACGGGTTGCAAGCCGAGCATCGGTTCCATAAACCGATTTCTCCAAAACGGTGCCGGTTCCGAGGAGCTTTCGCCGGAGACCAAAGCATTGTTTGCCGCCGCCCTAGACGGGGACACCGACGAAATGCGCAGGCTCATCGACCAGGGAGCGGATATCCTTGCGATCTCGGGCGACGATCACCAGACCGTCCTGCATGCGGCCACCCTTTCAGGGAACCCGCAGGCGATTAGATTTTGTATCGACCGGGGAGTCTCCCCGTCTTCAACGGATTCCCGCAATCACATCCCGCTGCTTGTAGCGGCCTATGACGGCTGCCTGGAATGCGTCAGGCTCCTGGTGGAAGCGGGAGCCGATGTGAATGCGGCGGACTCCCGTTCCACCACGGCGCTGCACAGGGCGATCATCAACGACAGGCGATCCGTCATCGAGTATCTGCTGCAAAGGGGAGCGGCCGTGAATGCCCCATCCTGGGATGGGACTCCCCTTTTTCTGGCGGCGAAACAGGGGGATGTCGGACTCATTCAGCTTCTGCTGGATCGGGGAGCGGACATCAACGCGCAGGCCGCGAACTGGTCGACCCCCCTGCACGAGGCCGCAAAGGCGGGGAAAATCGAAGCCGTCGAATTCCTGATGTCCAAGGGGCTTCGGGTCACGGCGAGAAAAATAGACGGCTCGAACGTGCTGCACATTGCCGCGTCCCGTGGGGACCTGGAGTTGACCCGATTTTTCCTGGCGCAGGGCGTGGCCATCGATCAGCGTGAAACAACGGGTAAAACACCGCTGTATCTGGCCGTGTCCAATAACCATCTGGATGTGGCGGAATGTCTCATTCACAACGGTGCGGATGTCAATGCGGCCACGGTCGCGGGGCGCACCGTTCTTTTTGACGCAGCCGGGGAAGGAGACCAGGCGGCCATGGCTTTTCTCCTTTCCCGTGGAGCGGATATAAACAAAACCACGGCCGCGGGGCGTACCGTTCTTTTCGACGCCGCCGGAAAAGGGGATCTGGCGACCCTGGGCCTGCTCCTTTCCCGTGGCGCGGACATCAACAAGGCCGATCCCTCCGGCAAGACCGCCCTGTTCGTGTCGGCCGATAAAGGCGATTTGATCACCACGCAATTTCTCATCGACCATGGCGCCATGGTCTCCGGCGGCAATGCCTGCCGGCAAGAGGGGACGCCCCTGCACGAGGCTGCGGAACGATGTGACCTCAATATGGTCAAACTCCTCGTCGAAGCCGGAGCTCCCGTGAATTCGACGGACGGCCGGGGCCACACCCCCCTGTACTACGGGTTGGATCAATTCCGGGGAAGCGAAGAACAGTTCCAGGTCGTACGGTACCTGCTGCAAAAAGGGGCCTCTCTGCCGGACGAAGCATTGACGCTCGTCATCAAGAAGGAAAACGACTTGCGGCTGATTCGGCTCTTGCTCGACAGCGGCGCGGACGTCAACGCCAAAAGCAAGGACGGCATGCCCGTGGTGGGCCTGGCGATTGAAAGCCGAAGCCTCGACCTGATCAAACTCATTGTTTCAAGCGGTGCGGATATCAACGCAAAAGACGGCAGAGGTCATTCCGTCCTTTTTCTGGGCATGTCCAATCATCCTGAAATAACCAATTATCTGATCCGGTCGGGGGCAGATGTGACCGTCACCGACGGATGGGGAGTCACGCCGCTCCACAAGGCTGTTGAATACGATCACACTGAAACCATCAAGCTCTTGATCCTCGCCGGAGCGGACAGCAACGCCAAGAGCGACTTCGGGGGCACGCCGCTGAACCGGGCCAGGGGCCAGTACGGCCCCCATTCGGACCTTGTCCATTTCATGATGAACGGGGGGCCCGAAAAGAAGTAG
- a CDS encoding tetratricopeptide repeat protein — protein sequence MKRVLVLSLLAFFPLMSACSPHPPADPLVAGVLSDNIGQHSMAQDFFEEAANNGDPRGAYRLGERAEKGIGGKKNMAAAVRWYREAQKLGYPQADFKLGVLYIEGKGVPKDAGMAAEHFSRAAKGGSPYGAIYMSMLCLDGNGVEKDSVQAYL from the coding sequence GTGAAAAGAGTGTTGGTCCTGTCGCTGTTGGCTTTTTTTCCCCTGATGTCCGCGTGTTCGCCTCATCCGCCGGCGGATCCATTGGTGGCGGGCGTACTGAGTGATAATATCGGCCAGCATTCCATGGCCCAGGACTTCTTCGAGGAAGCGGCGAATAACGGGGACCCCAGGGGGGCATATCGGCTGGGAGAAAGGGCGGAGAAGGGAATCGGCGGGAAGAAGAATATGGCCGCCGCCGTGAGATGGTACCGGGAGGCCCAGAAACTCGGGTACCCGCAAGCGGACTTCAAGCTGGGCGTCCTCTACATCGAGGGCAAGGGAGTCCCCAAGGACGCGGGCATGGCTGCGGAGCATTTTTCACGGGCGGCAAAGGGCGGGAGCCCCTATGGCGCCATATACATGAGCATGCTTTGCCTTGACGGAAACGGGGTCGAAAAGGATTCCGTCCAAGCGTACCTTTGA
- a CDS encoding AsmA-like C-terminal region-containing protein, with translation MNRSVVFLWGPLATLAVLAGGLVLVRVYLAEATELLVAELTGAGARVERMDVSWLPPSVTLYGLKLDTGAERIEAPRIELYPDLSGILHGEVRLSRAVLDRPLIRAALSGGGPGRSVNPALLPQSLSLHDAAFVADRDGTPVAFSVDLEKEAVGIGFVVRNAEVPEFGLHFAGTVEMRSTAPLALTVEARQGTFNPAKLFDFLRRFDYLDEAWTAMFAGTERIAAREFRLDFDAKTGAASFVARSLALDDSTLADFDVGVDPKGGWTLACKEGTLDAAQMAALLTAHPDGGRAFADGLEGLGLRTLAAEGVVGLDGVRVRSAGGRAKPAGSLSLSSPSLKLSLVSEKGETQDVTLKDLAGTVTLKNGRAMVSVDRLEFASSAGGTGALAGESPVPFVLAGTRFKAEARRLDWFGTVLDGTASKGKGRQIDFDFTASGSGTQVAARGLARAGYGGAGVWAAVFDDLVIRTAEAGRSDDAEPFDFGFVRDSVLSGKIVARRLQYNDLPVVRDLSARVASADGKVVAKGRGRLCLMRVGLELALVPDSLTANVAVTGNGVQLPGVLGCFVDELPVYLRGRLSVQALFSVRGRSLGEVRESLRGDVVARLRDMQVLKLSNLDRRLGFFIAIMNAVDLKPDMGDTLPFRDGTVLASVRGDALELKTVRFGGSRVSVDGKGSFDMADKRLRLGARVATPFGMSRDVSIDMVLSEEKSS, from the coding sequence ATGAATCGGAGTGTGGTGTTTCTCTGGGGGCCGCTGGCCACGCTGGCCGTGCTTGCCGGGGGGCTCGTACTGGTGCGGGTCTATCTGGCGGAGGCCACGGAACTCCTGGTGGCGGAGCTGACCGGCGCGGGGGCGCGGGTCGAGCGCATGGACGTGTCCTGGCTGCCGCCGTCCGTGACCCTGTACGGGCTCAAACTCGATACGGGAGCCGAGCGGATCGAGGCCCCGCGCATCGAACTGTATCCCGATCTCTCCGGCATCCTGCACGGCGAGGTGAGGCTTTCCCGCGCCGTGCTCGACCGGCCCCTGATCCGGGCCGCCTTGTCCGGCGGCGGCCCCGGCCGGAGTGTGAACCCGGCCCTGCTGCCGCAATCCCTGAGCCTCCACGATGCCGCCTTTGTCGCGGACCGGGACGGCACCCCGGTCGCCTTTTCCGTCGATCTCGAAAAAGAGGCGGTCGGCATCGGTTTCGTGGTCAGGAACGCCGAGGTGCCCGAGTTCGGTCTGCACTTTGCCGGTACCGTGGAGATGCGCTCCACGGCGCCCTTGGCCCTGACCGTGGAGGCCCGGCAGGGCACGTTCAACCCGGCGAAGCTGTTCGATTTCCTGCGCCGCTTCGACTACCTCGACGAGGCGTGGACGGCCATGTTCGCGGGGACGGAGCGGATCGCCGCACGGGAGTTCCGGCTCGATTTCGATGCGAAGACCGGTGCCGCGTCATTCGTCGCCCGGTCCCTGGCCCTGGACGACAGCACGTTGGCCGACTTCGACGTCGGGGTCGACCCCAAGGGCGGGTGGACCCTTGCCTGCAAGGAGGGGACGCTCGACGCGGCGCAGATGGCGGCGCTCCTCACAGCCCACCCGGACGGCGGGAGGGCCTTTGCCGACGGCCTGGAGGGGCTCGGGCTGAGGACTCTGGCCGCCGAGGGCGTGGTCGGCCTGGACGGGGTGCGGGTCCGGAGCGCGGGCGGCCGGGCCAAGCCCGCCGGGAGCCTGTCGCTGTCCTCCCCTTCCCTCAAGCTCTCCCTGGTGTCGGAAAAGGGCGAAACCCAGGACGTCACGTTGAAGGATCTCGCCGGGACCGTGACCTTGAAGAACGGTCGGGCCATGGTCAGCGTCGACCGGCTGGAGTTCGCGTCCTCAGCCGGGGGCACGGGGGCGCTGGCCGGGGAATCGCCCGTCCCTTTCGTGCTGGCCGGGACTCGCTTCAAGGCCGAGGCCCGGCGGCTCGATTGGTTCGGGACGGTTCTTGACGGCACCGCGAGCAAAGGCAAGGGGCGGCAGATCGATTTCGATTTCACGGCTTCCGGCTCCGGAACCCAGGTCGCGGCCCGGGGGCTTGCGCGCGCCGGGTACGGCGGGGCGGGCGTTTGGGCCGCGGTGTTCGACGACCTGGTGATCAGGACCGCTGAGGCCGGGCGGAGCGACGACGCCGAGCCCTTTGATTTCGGGTTCGTCCGCGACAGCGTCCTGTCCGGTAAGATCGTTGCAAGACGGCTGCAATACAATGACCTGCCGGTCGTCCGCGATCTGTCCGCGCGGGTCGCCTCGGCCGACGGCAAGGTCGTGGCCAAGGGCCGGGGCAGGCTGTGCCTGATGCGGGTGGGCCTGGAGCTGGCCCTGGTTCCCGACTCCCTGACCGCGAACGTCGCCGTCACCGGGAACGGTGTGCAACTGCCGGGCGTGCTCGGCTGTTTCGTGGACGAGCTTCCCGTCTACCTCCGGGGGCGGCTGAGCGTGCAGGCGCTATTTTCCGTGCGCGGCCGCAGCCTCGGGGAAGTGCGCGAATCGTTGCGCGGGGACGTGGTCGCGCGGTTGCGGGACATGCAGGTTCTCAAGTTGTCCAACCTCGACAGGCGGCTCGGGTTTTTCATCGCGATCATGAACGCGGTCGACCTGAAACCGGACATGGGCGATACGCTCCCCTTTCGGGACGGGACGGTCCTCGCCTCGGTCCGGGGCGATGCGCTGGAGCTCAAGACCGTCCGCTTCGGCGGAAGCAGGGTCTCGGTCGACGGGAAAGGCAGTTTTGATATGGCGGACAAGCGGCTGCGCCTCGGCGCGCGCGTTGCCACCCCGTTCGGCATGAGCAGGGATGTGTCCATCGACATGGTTTTGTCCGAGGAGAAATCATCGTGA
- a CDS encoding DHCW motif cupin fold protein, which translates to MSDKNIPFQSIDWSTVPRTEHKGETGIAYWQTLQFNGLRVRIVEYSKGYKADHWCAKGHIVHCLEGEVVNERQGAPSSTLKPGMSYIVSDELSSHRSVTETGVKLLIIDGDFLKLKS; encoded by the coding sequence ATGAGCGACAAGAATATTCCGTTCCAATCCATCGACTGGTCCACGGTCCCCCGTACGGAACACAAGGGGGAAACGGGCATCGCCTACTGGCAGACGTTGCAATTCAACGGCCTGCGGGTCCGAATCGTCGAGTATTCCAAGGGGTACAAGGCGGACCACTGGTGCGCGAAGGGGCACATCGTCCATTGCCTGGAGGGCGAGGTGGTCAATGAACGGCAAGGCGCGCCCAGTTCGACCCTGAAGCCGGGCATGTCCTACATCGTCTCCGACGAGCTGAGTTCCCACCGGTCGGTAACCGAGACCGGGGTAAAGCTGCTCATCATCGACGGCGATTTCCTGAAGCTGAAATCCTGA